In the Juglans microcarpa x Juglans regia isolate MS1-56 chromosome 6D, Jm3101_v1.0, whole genome shotgun sequence genome, one interval contains:
- the LOC121235771 gene encoding protein yippee-like At4g27745, giving the protein MAELVGPRLYSCCNCRNHVALHDDVISKSFQGRNGRAFLFSHAMNIMVGPKEDRHLMTGLHTVADVSCCDCRVVLGWKYERAYEETQKYKEGKFILEKSRIVKENW; this is encoded by the exons ATGGCAGAGTTAGTTGGGCCAAGGTTGTACAGTTGCTGTAATTGCAGAAACCATGTAGCCCTTCACGATGATGTCATTTCTAAATCTTTTCAG GGGAGAAATGGTCGAGCGTTTCTGTTCTCCCACGCGATGAACATTATGGTGGGACCAAAAGAGGACAGGCACCTCATGACAGGTCTTCACACTGTAGCTGATGTCTCCTGCTGTGATTGTCGTGTGGTACTTGGTTGGAAGTATGAAAGAGCCTATGAGGAAACTCAGAAATACAAGGAAGGGAAGTTCATACTTGAGAAGTCGAGAATAGTCAAGGAAAACTGGTAG